From one Burkholderia latens genomic stretch:
- a CDS encoding Lrp/AsnC family transcriptional regulator → MTDKKMQLDRIDLRILDILRTDGRISYRKLSELVNLTPRPCQARVERLEALGVIGGYRAVINAPRATKPIVVIAQIGLADHGRSQAPFEDEMRNNPAVLDCWLVSGTFDFIVRLACDDLDEYRRIANQWLENPRFRIEKIVTTAELQAIKRSVV, encoded by the coding sequence ATGACCGACAAGAAGATGCAGCTCGACAGGATCGATCTTCGGATCCTCGACATCCTGCGCACCGACGGACGGATTTCGTACCGGAAACTGTCCGAGCTTGTGAACCTCACGCCGCGTCCGTGCCAGGCGCGCGTGGAGCGTCTCGAAGCGCTCGGCGTGATCGGCGGCTACCGCGCGGTCATCAACGCACCGCGCGCGACCAAGCCGATCGTCGTGATCGCGCAGATCGGACTGGCCGATCACGGGCGTTCGCAGGCGCCGTTCGAGGACGAGATGCGGAACAACCCGGCCGTGCTCGATTGCTGGCTCGTCAGCGGCACGTTCGATTTCATCGTACGGCTCGCATGCGACGACCTCGACGAATACCGGCGGATCGCGAACCAGTGGCTGGAAAACCCGCGGTTCCGGATTGAGAAGATCGTGACGACGGCCGAGCTGCAGGCGATCAAGCGCAGCGTCGTGTGA
- the gltA gene encoding citrate synthase, producing MTPSDVKATLSFSDNSPSVEMPIYKGTMGPDVIDIRKLYGQTGKFTYDPGFMSTASCNSAITYIDGDKGELLYRGYPIDNLAQNADFLESCYLLLKGELPNAAQKKEFVDTVTKHTMVHEQMHFFFRGFRRDAHPMAILVAAVGALSAFYHDSLDINDPRHREVSAIRMIAKLPTLVAMAYKYSIGQPFVYPKNSLSYSANFMHMMFSNPCEEYKVNDVLVRALDRILILHADHEQNASTSTVRLAGSSGANPFACIAAGIACLWGPAHGGANEAALNMLEQIGSPDNIPEFIKQVKDKNSGVKLMGFGHRVYKNYDPRAKLMRETCYEVLNELGLHDDPLFKLAMQLEKIALEDEYFVSRKLYPNVDFYSGIVQRALGIPTSMFTCIFAMARTVGWIAQWNEMIADPEQKIGRPRQLFIGDTPREAKPLNAR from the coding sequence ATGACTCCGTCTGATGTTAAAGCCACGCTATCGTTCAGCGACAACTCGCCGAGCGTCGAAATGCCGATCTACAAGGGCACGATGGGCCCGGACGTGATCGACATCCGCAAGCTGTACGGCCAGACCGGCAAGTTCACGTATGACCCGGGCTTCATGTCAACGGCTTCGTGCAACTCGGCGATCACGTACATCGACGGCGACAAGGGCGAACTGCTGTATCGCGGCTACCCGATCGACAACCTCGCGCAGAACGCCGACTTCCTCGAGTCGTGCTACCTGCTGCTGAAGGGCGAGCTGCCGAACGCCGCTCAGAAGAAGGAATTCGTCGACACCGTCACGAAGCACACGATGGTGCACGAGCAGATGCACTTCTTCTTCCGCGGCTTCCGCCGCGATGCGCATCCGATGGCGATCCTCGTTGCCGCGGTCGGCGCGCTGTCCGCGTTCTACCACGACTCGCTCGACATCAACGACCCGCGTCACCGCGAAGTGTCGGCGATCCGCATGATCGCGAAGCTGCCGACGCTCGTCGCGATGGCGTACAAGTACAGCATCGGCCAGCCGTTCGTGTATCCGAAGAACTCGCTGTCGTACAGCGCGAACTTCATGCACATGATGTTCTCGAACCCGTGCGAAGAGTACAAGGTCAACGACGTGCTCGTCCGCGCGCTCGACCGCATCCTGATCCTGCACGCCGATCACGAGCAAAACGCATCGACGTCGACGGTCCGCCTGGCCGGCTCGTCGGGCGCGAACCCGTTCGCGTGTATCGCAGCCGGTATCGCATGTCTGTGGGGCCCGGCGCACGGCGGTGCGAACGAAGCCGCACTGAACATGCTCGAGCAGATCGGTTCGCCGGACAACATCCCCGAATTCATCAAGCAGGTGAAGGACAAGAATTCGGGCGTGAAGCTGATGGGCTTCGGCCACCGCGTGTACAAGAACTACGACCCGCGTGCGAAGCTGATGCGCGAAACGTGCTACGAAGTGCTGAACGAACTCGGCCTGCACGACGACCCGCTGTTCAAGCTGGCGATGCAGCTCGAGAAGATCGCGCTGGAAGACGAATACTTCGTGTCGCGCAAGCTGTACCCGAACGTCGACTTCTATTCGGGCATCGTGCAGCGCGCGCTGGGCATCCCGACGTCGATGTTCACGTGTATCTTCGCGATGGCACGTACGGTCGGCTGGATCGCACAGTGGAACGAAATGATCGCGGATCCGGAACAGAAGATCGGCCGTCCGCGTCAGCTGTTCATCGGCGACACGCCGCGCGAAGCAAAGCCGCTCAACGCACGTTAA
- a CDS encoding DUF1479 domain-containing protein encodes MHLTIDDLPGAIRTAKRALRNDLPGYAAAFREVEGDIARQVDAIRRAHAHGRDVIPVLPFADIASGGIDPRTVAEIRTHGAVVIRGVFDAQQARDWNDEIGAYLDANRFAERLHARAEDRYFGNLASGKPQIYGVYWSKPQVAARQSPALTQARVFLNRLWRHADGARAHFDPDQVPAYADRIRRRPPGSTSLGLSPHVDGGSVERWLGANFRQVYRHVLAGHWRDYDPFDAAFRPDVEEIPSPAVCSMFRTFQGWTALTPQGPGDGTLQLIPVANAMAYVVLRALQDDVADDDLCGARPGRALSILPQWHALLLDALVPIPHMEPGDAVFWHGDVVHAVEDAHRGSGDSNVMYIAAAPGCAKNDAYLQRQRLAFLRGDSPPDFPADHFETDFDGRAGEGDLTALGRAQMGFGPARA; translated from the coding sequence ATGCATCTGACGATTGACGATCTGCCGGGCGCGATCCGCACGGCGAAACGGGCGCTGCGCAACGACCTGCCCGGCTACGCGGCCGCGTTCCGCGAAGTGGAAGGGGACATCGCGCGGCAGGTGGATGCGATCCGTCGCGCGCATGCGCATGGCCGCGACGTGATTCCGGTGCTGCCGTTCGCGGATATCGCCAGCGGTGGCATCGATCCGCGCACGGTTGCCGAGATTCGCACCCACGGCGCGGTGGTGATACGCGGCGTGTTCGACGCGCAGCAGGCGCGCGACTGGAACGACGAGATCGGCGCGTACCTCGACGCGAACCGCTTCGCGGAGCGGCTGCATGCGCGGGCCGAGGACCGCTACTTCGGCAATCTCGCGTCGGGCAAGCCGCAGATCTACGGCGTCTATTGGTCGAAGCCGCAAGTGGCCGCGCGCCAGTCGCCGGCGCTCACGCAGGCGCGCGTGTTCCTGAACCGCCTGTGGCGTCATGCCGACGGCGCACGCGCGCATTTCGATCCCGATCAGGTGCCCGCCTACGCTGACCGGATTCGCCGCCGGCCGCCGGGTTCGACGTCGCTCGGACTGTCGCCGCACGTCGACGGCGGTTCCGTGGAGCGCTGGCTCGGCGCGAACTTCCGGCAGGTCTATCGTCATGTGCTGGCCGGCCACTGGCGGGATTACGATCCGTTCGACGCCGCGTTCCGTCCGGACGTCGAGGAGATTCCGTCTCCGGCCGTGTGCTCGATGTTCCGCACGTTCCAGGGCTGGACCGCGCTGACGCCGCAAGGGCCGGGCGACGGCACGCTGCAGCTGATTCCCGTTGCGAACGCGATGGCATATGTCGTATTGCGCGCGCTGCAGGACGACGTGGCCGACGACGACCTGTGCGGCGCGCGGCCGGGCCGCGCGTTGTCGATCCTGCCGCAATGGCACGCGTTGCTGCTCGACGCACTTGTGCCGATCCCGCATATGGAACCGGGCGATGCGGTGTTCTGGCACGGTGACGTCGTGCACGCAGTGGAGGATGCGCATCGCGGCAGCGGCGACAGCAACGTGATGTATATCGCGGCCGCGCCCGGTTGCGCGAAGAACGACGCGTACCTGCAGCGTCAGCGGCTGGCATTCCTGCGCGGCGACAGCCCGCCGGATTTCCCGGCCGATCATTTCGAGACCGATTTCGACGGGCGTGCAGGCGAAGGCGACCTCACGGCGCTCGGCCGTGCGCAAATGGGCTTCGGGCCGGCGCGCGCATAA
- a CDS encoding helix-turn-helix domain-containing protein, with protein MKPQYEHVTFAPGCSIRVYHRQLARIPFEWHRHPEYELTLTLNSRGRRFIGDRVSGYADDDLVLVPPNLPHTWSSNARIDRDAPEVALVIWFDGDWARRVADCCPEYAPLRSLLRRAAAGLSFDVETARAMRARLPRLLDASPRVRLSAALDTLADLAEAGGEPLATAQAYDRPDTRAASAGSDAPEAERLDRVLDAIDRHFHEPLRIDTLAAVAHMSERTLQRLFVRHLGESVGRYVQRLRLAHACRHLLGTDWPIATVAARCGIPNAANFNRQFLAARGMTPSAYRQFFARHGRAPDADAPALDIRPPSLERGADAGHERDRRRPRK; from the coding sequence ATGAAGCCGCAATACGAACACGTGACGTTTGCGCCTGGCTGCTCGATCCGCGTGTACCACCGCCAGCTCGCGCGCATTCCGTTCGAATGGCATCGCCACCCTGAGTACGAACTGACGCTGACGCTCAATAGTCGCGGCCGGCGCTTCATCGGCGATCGCGTTTCCGGTTACGCGGACGACGATCTGGTGCTCGTGCCGCCGAACCTCCCGCATACGTGGTCGTCGAACGCACGCATCGATCGCGACGCGCCGGAAGTGGCGCTCGTCATCTGGTTCGATGGCGACTGGGCGCGGCGCGTGGCCGACTGTTGCCCCGAATACGCGCCGCTGCGCTCGCTGCTGCGGCGCGCGGCGGCCGGCCTGAGTTTCGACGTGGAGACGGCGCGTGCGATGCGCGCGCGGCTGCCGCGGCTGCTCGACGCATCGCCGCGCGTGCGGCTCTCGGCCGCGCTCGACACGCTTGCCGATCTCGCGGAAGCCGGCGGCGAACCGCTCGCCACCGCGCAAGCGTACGATCGTCCCGACACACGCGCAGCATCGGCCGGCTCGGACGCACCCGAGGCCGAACGCCTCGACCGCGTGCTCGACGCGATCGACCGGCACTTCCACGAACCGTTGCGCATCGACACGCTCGCCGCCGTCGCACACATGTCCGAGCGCACGCTGCAGCGTCTGTTCGTGCGGCACCTCGGCGAAAGCGTCGGCCGCTACGTGCAGCGGCTGCGGCTTGCGCATGCGTGCCGTCATCTGCTCGGCACCGACTGGCCGATCGCGACGGTGGCGGCGCGCTGCGGCATTCCGAACGCCGCGAACTTCAACCGCCAGTTCCTCGCCGCGCGCGGGATGACCCCCAGCGCCTACCGGCAGTTCTTCGCGCGGCACGGCCGCGCGCCCGATGCCGACGCGCCGGCGCTCGACATCCGGCCGCCGTCGCTGGAACGCGGCGCCGACGCGGGTCATGAACGCGACCGACGTCGGCCGCGCAAATGA
- a CDS encoding entericidin A/B family lipoprotein, with translation MTKSKLIARLVAALALAGLAFGLAGCNTVRGFGQDVNAAGNALQRAAE, from the coding sequence GTGACGAAATCGAAGCTGATCGCGCGGCTGGTGGCCGCGCTGGCGCTCGCGGGGCTGGCGTTCGGCCTTGCGGGTTGCAATACCGTCCGAGGCTTCGGCCAGGATGTCAACGCCGCCGGCAACGCGCTGCAGCGCGCCGCGGAATGA
- the leuC gene encoding 3-isopropylmalate dehydratase large subunit, translated as MAQTLYDKLWNTHVVHTEDDGTALLYIDRQLLHEVTSPQAFEGLNVAHRPVWRISANLAVSDHNVPTTDRSHGIADPVSKLQVDTLDANCDAFGITQFKMNDMRQGIVHIIGPEQGATLPGMTIVCGDSHTSTHGAFGALAHGIGTSEVEHVLATQTLLQKKSKNMLVKVEGTLPRGCTAKDIVLAIIGKIGTAGGTGYAIEFGGSTIRALTMEGRMTVCNMAIEAGARAGMVAVDDTTIDYLKGRPFVPTGAEWDQAVEYWREFKSDEGAQFDRVVELNAAEIVPQVTWGTSPEMVTSIDGRVPDPEREKDPVKRDAMERALAYMALEPNTPIESIKVDKIFIGSCTNARIEDIRAAAYVVKKLNRRIAPNVRLAMVVPGSGLVKAQAEREGLDKVFTDAGFEWREPGCSMCLAMNADRLEPGERCASTSNRNFEGRQGAGGRTHLVSPAMAAAAAIEGHFVDIRQLG; from the coding sequence ATGGCACAGACTCTCTACGACAAACTGTGGAATACCCACGTCGTCCACACCGAGGACGACGGCACGGCATTGCTCTATATCGACCGTCAACTGCTGCACGAAGTCACGAGCCCGCAGGCGTTCGAGGGGCTGAACGTCGCGCACCGCCCGGTGTGGCGCATCAGTGCGAACCTGGCCGTATCCGATCACAACGTACCGACCACCGATCGCAGCCACGGCATAGCCGATCCGGTCTCGAAGCTGCAGGTCGACACGCTCGACGCCAACTGCGACGCCTTCGGCATCACGCAGTTCAAGATGAACGACATGCGCCAGGGCATCGTGCACATCATCGGGCCGGAGCAGGGCGCGACGCTGCCGGGCATGACGATCGTTTGCGGCGATTCGCACACGTCGACGCACGGCGCGTTCGGCGCGCTCGCGCACGGGATCGGCACGTCCGAAGTCGAGCACGTGCTTGCAACGCAAACCTTGCTGCAGAAAAAGAGCAAGAACATGCTCGTGAAGGTCGAGGGCACGCTGCCGCGCGGCTGTACCGCGAAGGACATCGTGCTCGCGATCATCGGCAAGATCGGCACGGCCGGCGGCACCGGCTACGCGATCGAATTCGGCGGCTCGACGATCCGCGCACTGACGATGGAAGGCCGGATGACCGTCTGCAACATGGCGATCGAGGCTGGCGCGCGCGCAGGCATGGTCGCCGTCGACGACACGACGATCGACTACCTGAAGGGCCGTCCGTTCGTGCCGACCGGCGCGGAGTGGGACCAGGCCGTCGAGTACTGGCGCGAATTCAAGTCCGACGAAGGCGCGCAGTTCGACCGCGTCGTCGAACTGAATGCGGCCGAGATCGTCCCGCAGGTCACGTGGGGCACGTCGCCGGAAATGGTCACGTCGATCGACGGTCGCGTACCCGATCCCGAGCGCGAGAAGGATCCGGTCAAGCGCGATGCGATGGAGCGCGCGCTGGCGTACATGGCGCTCGAGCCAAACACGCCGATCGAATCGATCAAGGTCGACAAGATCTTCATCGGCTCGTGCACGAATGCCCGCATTGAGGACATCCGCGCGGCCGCATACGTCGTGAAGAAGCTGAACCGCCGCATCGCGCCGAACGTGCGGCTCGCGATGGTCGTGCCGGGCTCGGGCCTCGTGAAGGCGCAGGCCGAGCGCGAAGGGCTCGACAAGGTGTTCACCGACGCGGGCTTCGAATGGCGCGAGCCGGGCTGCTCGATGTGCCTCGCGATGAACGCGGACCGGCTCGAGCCGGGCGAGCGCTGCGCATCGACGTCGAACCGCAACTTCGAAGGACGGCAGGGCGCCGGTGGCCGCACGCATCTCGTGAGCCCCGCGATGGCGGCGGCCGCGGCCATCGAAGGCCACTTCGTCGACATTCGTCAGCTGGGGTAA
- a CDS encoding glutathione S-transferase yields the protein MRYELYYWPEIQGRGEYVRLALEAAEADYVDVARESGRGMGVAAMMRMMDSAKAECVPFAPPFLKAGDLVVGQTANILLFLGTRLGLAPEDEAGRLWVHQLQLTVADFVTEIHDTHHPIGSGLYYEEQKAEATRRAADFLAHRLPKFLGYFDRVLAQNPHKRGYIAGRALSYADLSLFQLIEGLRYAFPKAMKRAERDVAGLVALHDRVAEHPPIARYLASERRIPFNDMGIFRHYPELDT from the coding sequence ATGCGATACGAACTCTATTACTGGCCGGAAATCCAGGGACGCGGCGAATATGTGCGGCTCGCGCTCGAGGCGGCCGAGGCCGACTACGTCGACGTCGCACGCGAATCAGGGCGCGGCATGGGTGTAGCGGCGATGATGCGGATGATGGACAGCGCGAAGGCCGAATGCGTGCCGTTCGCGCCGCCCTTCCTGAAAGCCGGCGACCTGGTCGTCGGACAGACCGCGAACATCCTGCTGTTTCTCGGCACGCGGCTCGGACTCGCGCCCGAAGACGAAGCCGGCCGGCTGTGGGTGCATCAGTTGCAGTTGACCGTCGCCGATTTCGTCACCGAAATCCACGATACGCACCATCCGATCGGCAGCGGCCTGTACTACGAGGAGCAGAAGGCCGAGGCCACCAGACGCGCAGCCGATTTTCTCGCGCATCGGCTGCCGAAGTTCCTCGGCTACTTCGACCGCGTGCTCGCGCAAAATCCGCACAAGCGCGGCTACATCGCCGGCCGCGCGCTCAGTTACGCGGACCTGTCACTCTTCCAGCTGATCGAAGGGCTGCGTTACGCGTTTCCGAAGGCGATGAAGCGCGCGGAGCGCGACGTCGCGGGACTCGTCGCCCTGCACGACCGCGTTGCCGAGCATCCGCCGATCGCGCGTTATCTCGCGTCGGAGCGACGCATCCCGTTCAACGACATGGGAATCTTCCGGCACTATCCGGAGCTGGACACGTAG
- a CDS encoding succinate dehydrogenase iron-sulfur subunit, with protein sequence MAKRIFEVYRYDPDKDAAPRMQTYELEIKHERMLLDALVKLKAVDETLSFRRSCREGVCGSDAMNINGKNGLACLTNLNDLPQKIVLRPLPGLPVVRDLIVDMTHFFNQYHSIKPYLINDAPPPEKERLQSPEERDELDGVYECILCASCSTSCPSFWWNPDKFVGPAGLLQAYRFIADSRDTATGERLDNLEDPYRLFRCHTIMNCVDVCPKGLNPTKAIGKIKELMVRRAV encoded by the coding sequence ATGGCAAAACGCATTTTTGAAGTCTACCGCTACGATCCGGACAAGGACGCGGCGCCGCGCATGCAGACGTACGAGCTGGAGATCAAGCATGAGCGCATGCTGCTTGATGCACTGGTGAAGCTGAAGGCCGTGGACGAGACGCTGTCGTTCCGCCGTTCGTGCCGCGAAGGCGTGTGCGGTTCGGACGCGATGAACATCAACGGCAAGAACGGTCTGGCGTGCCTGACGAACCTGAACGATCTGCCGCAGAAGATCGTGCTGCGTCCGCTGCCGGGGCTGCCGGTGGTGCGCGACCTGATCGTCGACATGACGCACTTCTTCAACCAGTATCACTCGATCAAGCCGTACCTGATCAACGATGCGCCGCCGCCGGAGAAGGAACGCCTGCAGTCGCCGGAAGAGCGCGACGAGCTCGACGGCGTGTACGAGTGCATTCTGTGCGCGAGCTGCTCGACGTCGTGCCCGAGCTTCTGGTGGAACCCGGACAAGTTCGTCGGCCCGGCGGGCCTGCTGCAGGCTTACCGTTTCATCGCGGACAGCCGCGACACGGCCACCGGCGAGCGTCTGGACAATCTGGAAGACCCGTACCGTCTGTTCCGTTGCCATACGATCATGAACTGCGTCGACGTGTGCCCGAAGGGCCTGAATCCGACGAAGGCGATCGGCAAGATCAAGGAACTGATGGTTCGCCGCGCGGTATAA
- the leuD gene encoding 3-isopropylmalate dehydratase small subunit, which yields MEKFIVHTGVVAPLDRENVDTDAIIPKQFLKSIKRTGFGPNAFDEWRYLDHGEPGQDNSKRPLNPDFVLNQPRYQGASVLLARKNFGCGSSREHAPWALQQYGFRAIIAPSFADIFFNNCYKNGLLPIVLTEQQVDHLFNDTYAFNGYQLTIDLDAQVVRSGDGREYPFEITAFRKYCLLNGFDDIGLTLRHADKIRQFEAERLAKQPWLNNKLVG from the coding sequence ATGGAAAAATTCATTGTGCATACCGGCGTCGTGGCGCCGCTCGATCGCGAGAACGTCGACACCGACGCGATCATCCCGAAGCAGTTCCTGAAGTCGATCAAGCGCACGGGCTTCGGTCCGAACGCGTTCGACGAGTGGCGTTACCTCGACCACGGCGAGCCCGGCCAGGACAACTCGAAGCGCCCGCTGAACCCGGACTTCGTGCTCAATCAGCCGCGCTACCAGGGCGCATCGGTGCTGCTCGCACGCAAGAACTTCGGCTGCGGCAGCTCGCGCGAGCACGCGCCGTGGGCGCTGCAGCAGTACGGCTTCCGCGCGATCATCGCGCCGAGCTTTGCGGACATCTTCTTCAACAACTGCTACAAGAACGGGCTGCTGCCGATCGTGCTGACCGAGCAGCAGGTCGATCACCTGTTCAACGACACGTACGCGTTCAACGGCTATCAGCTGACGATCGATCTCGACGCGCAGGTCGTGCGCTCGGGCGACGGCCGCGAGTATCCGTTCGAGATCACTGCGTTCCGCAAATACTGCCTGCTGAACGGCTTCGACGACATCGGCCTGACGCTGCGTCACGCGGACAAGATCCGCCAGTTCGAAGCCGAGCGGCTCGCGAAGCAGCCGTGGCTCAACAACAAGCTGGTCGGCTGA
- a CDS encoding succinate dehydrogenase assembly factor 2, whose translation MSDESHQSDPHRRARLRWRARRGLLENDIVFERFFSRYEHDLTDADVGALSRLLDLSDNDLMDLLLARKEPEGDLDSPDVHRLLEMLRNV comes from the coding sequence ATGAGCGACGAATCGCATCAATCCGACCCTCACCGCCGCGCGCGCCTGCGCTGGCGCGCGCGGCGGGGTCTGCTGGAAAACGACATCGTATTCGAGCGTTTCTTCAGCAGATACGAGCATGACCTCACCGATGCAGACGTAGGCGCGTTGTCGCGCCTGCTCGATCTGAGCGACAACGACCTGATGGACTTGCTCCTCGCGCGCAAGGAACCAGAGGGCGACCTAGACAGCCCGGACGTTCACCGGCTGTTGGAGATGCTGCGCAACGTGTAA
- a CDS encoding VOC family protein — protein MFSHVCVGVSDTARAYEFYAPLFAELGLRLRFSEPDGWSGWMPADADRPLFFFGRPLDGRAPEPGNGHTIAFDAQDRAQVDRCHALALQHGATCEGPPGLRPHYHADYYGAYFRDPDGNKLCVVCHRPE, from the coding sequence ATGTTTTCACATGTCTGCGTGGGCGTCAGCGATACCGCGCGCGCGTACGAGTTTTACGCGCCGCTGTTCGCCGAACTCGGGTTGCGGCTGAGGTTCAGCGAGCCGGACGGCTGGTCGGGGTGGATGCCGGCCGACGCCGATCGGCCGCTGTTCTTCTTCGGCAGGCCGCTCGACGGGCGCGCGCCCGAACCCGGCAACGGCCATACGATCGCGTTCGATGCGCAGGACCGCGCGCAGGTCGACCGCTGCCATGCGCTCGCGCTGCAGCACGGCGCCACCTGCGAAGGGCCGCCGGGCTTGCGGCCGCACTATCACGCCGACTATTACGGCGCGTATTTTCGCGATCCCGACGGCAACAAGCTGTGCGTGGTCTGCCATCGGCCCGAGTAG
- the sdhA gene encoding succinate dehydrogenase flavoprotein subunit, which translates to MAAIKTSLPRRKFDVVIVGAGGSGLRAALQLSRAGLSVGVLSKVFPTRSHTVAAQGGIGASLGNMSEDNWHYHFYDTIKGSDWLGDQDAIEFMCREAPNVVYELEHFGMPFDRNADGTIYQRPFGGHTANYGEKPVQRACAAADRTGHALLHTLYQQNVEAKTQFFVEWMALDLIRDADGDVLGVTALEMETGDVYIMEGKTTLFATGGAGRIFAASTNAFINTGDGLGMAARSGVALQDMEFWQFHPTGVAGAGVLITEGVRGEGGILRNANGERFMERYAPTLKDLAPRDFVSRSMDQEIKEGRGVGPNKDHVLLDLSHIGAETIMKRLPSIREIALKFANVDAIKEPIPVVPTIHYQMGGIPTNIHGQVVGTSRDHKEPINGFYAVGECSCVSVHGANRLGTNSLLDLVVFGRAAGNHIVQHVKNQKEHKPLPADAGEFSLARLNKLEKSSSGEYTQDVANDIRATMQKHAGVFRTSALLKEGVEQMAELKARVENIHLKDKSKVFNTARVEALELENLIEVARATMVSAEARKESRGAHAHSDYEHRDDENWLRHTLWYSEGDRLDYKPVQMKPLTVESVPPKPRTF; encoded by the coding sequence ATGGCTGCAATCAAAACTTCCCTGCCGCGCCGCAAGTTCGACGTGGTGATCGTCGGCGCGGGCGGCTCGGGCTTGCGCGCAGCGCTGCAACTGTCGCGCGCGGGCCTGTCGGTCGGCGTGCTGTCGAAGGTGTTCCCGACGCGCTCGCACACGGTGGCGGCCCAGGGCGGCATCGGTGCGTCGCTCGGCAACATGAGCGAAGACAACTGGCACTACCACTTCTACGACACGATCAAGGGCTCCGACTGGCTCGGCGACCAGGATGCGATCGAGTTCATGTGCCGCGAAGCGCCGAACGTCGTGTACGAGCTCGAACACTTCGGGATGCCGTTCGACCGTAACGCGGACGGCACGATCTACCAGCGCCCGTTCGGCGGGCACACCGCGAACTACGGCGAGAAGCCGGTGCAGCGCGCATGCGCGGCCGCGGACCGCACCGGTCACGCGCTGCTGCACACGCTGTACCAGCAGAACGTCGAGGCGAAGACGCAGTTCTTCGTCGAATGGATGGCGCTGGACCTGATCCGCGACGCGGACGGCGACGTGCTGGGCGTGACGGCTCTCGAGATGGAGACGGGCGACGTCTACATCATGGAAGGCAAGACGACGCTGTTCGCGACGGGCGGCGCAGGCCGGATCTTCGCGGCATCGACGAACGCGTTCATCAACACCGGCGACGGCCTCGGCATGGCGGCGCGCTCGGGCGTCGCGCTGCAGGACATGGAGTTCTGGCAGTTCCACCCGACCGGCGTGGCGGGCGCGGGCGTGCTGATCACCGAAGGCGTGCGCGGCGAAGGCGGCATTTTGCGCAACGCGAACGGCGAGCGCTTCATGGAACGCTACGCCCCGACGCTGAAGGATCTGGCGCCGCGTGACTTCGTGTCGCGATCGATGGACCAGGAAATCAAGGAAGGCCGCGGCGTCGGTCCGAACAAGGATCACGTGCTGCTGGACCTGTCGCACATCGGCGCGGAGACGATCATGAAGCGTCTGCCGTCGATCCGCGAAATCGCGCTGAAGTTCGCGAACGTCGACGCGATCAAGGAGCCGATCCCGGTCGTCCCGACGATCCACTACCAGATGGGCGGCATCCCGACCAACATCCATGGTCAGGTTGTCGGCACGTCGCGCGATCACAAGGAGCCGATCAACGGGTTCTACGCAGTGGGCGAATGCTCGTGCGTGTCGGTGCACGGCGCGAACCGGCTGGGCACGAACTCGTTGCTGGACCTGGTGGTGTTCGGCCGCGCGGCCGGCAACCACATCGTCCAGCACGTGAAGAACCAGAAGGAACACAAGCCGCTGCCGGCGGATGCGGGCGAGTTCTCGCTGGCGCGCCTGAACAAGCTCGAAAAGTCGAGCTCGGGCGAGTACACGCAGGACGTCGCGAACGACATCCGCGCAACGATGCAGAAGCACGCGGGCGTGTTCCGCACGTCGGCGCTGCTGAAGGAAGGCGTCGAGCAGATGGCCGAGCTGAAGGCTCGGGTGGAAAACATCCACCTGAAGGACAAGTCGAAGGTGTTCAACACGGCGCGGGTCGAAGCGCTCGAGCTGGAGAACCTGATCGAAGTGGCGCGCGCGACGATGGTGTCGGCGGAGGCGCGCAAGGAAAGCCGCGGCGCGCACGCGCACAGCGACTACGAACACCGCGACGACGAAAACTGGCTGCGCCACACGCTGTGGTACAGCGAAGGCGATCGGCTCGACTACAAGCCGGTTCAAATGAAGCCGCTGACGGTCGAATCCGTGCCGCCGAAGCCGCGCACGTTCTAA